One region of Bdellovibrio bacteriovorus genomic DNA includes:
- the gyrB gene encoding DNA topoisomerase (ATP-hydrolyzing) subunit B → MSVEEQKTYSADSIQVLEGLEAVRKRPGMYIGDTGFKGYHHLVYEIVDNSVDEHLAGHCKHIYVTINADESVSVQDDGRGIPVGAHKNGKSALEIVMTVLHAGGKFDGGGYKVSGGLHGVGASVVNALSDRVSVEVHREGFVWRQNYERGRIVAPVAQGEASNKTGTTVTFKPDRQIFKDETVIYDFATLANRFRELAFLNAGLHISLKDERSGKKQDFQYANGVAEFVQYMNQSKKSLHNEVVYFKGEKDNVDVEIALQWNDSYSESIFTYCNNINTHEGGTHLVGFRAALTRTTNAYATEKNLLKDLKANLEGEDIREGLAAVISVKVREPQFEGQTKTKLGNTEVKGIVEALVNEKLADWMDRNPAVAKNIISKCVESARAREAARKARDLTRRKTALDGGSLPGKMADCQERDPALCELYLVEGDSAGGSAKQGRDRRTQAILPLKGKILNVEKARFDKIISSEEIKVIISALGTGIGKDNVNVDKIRYHKIIIMTDADVDGSHIMTLLLTFFYRQMPEVLERGYVYIAQPPLYRAKKGKEETYLKNEAALTEFLLSSGLNAFKIKGKESLKEADLRQLILNIQRFNDLLRVSSKKYDKDVLYFLLSKVGDFEKTFADAGKIQTSLNDLGDWIKGNQKLGITEYKGEVKTDEATGKPYADIYTVRYADRMTTKFSLESLRSSEIIELRKIWNDIQGVSTLPMTIMEGETEIEFDNYNEFYSHVMESTKKGMYIQRYKGLGEMNPEQLWETTLNKENRTLLQVNIDDAVAADETFSILMGEMVEPRRQFIHDNALLARSLDV, encoded by the coding sequence GTGTCAGTCGAAGAACAAAAAACATATTCCGCCGACTCGATTCAGGTTCTTGAAGGACTTGAAGCCGTTCGTAAACGTCCAGGGATGTATATCGGTGATACCGGTTTCAAAGGTTATCACCATCTTGTGTATGAGATTGTGGATAACTCGGTAGACGAACATCTTGCAGGACATTGCAAACACATCTACGTCACAATCAATGCCGATGAATCGGTTTCAGTTCAAGATGATGGCCGCGGTATTCCCGTAGGCGCACACAAAAATGGTAAATCTGCTCTTGAAATCGTTATGACCGTTCTTCATGCCGGCGGTAAATTCGACGGTGGTGGTTATAAAGTTTCCGGTGGTCTACATGGCGTGGGTGCTTCTGTTGTGAATGCACTTTCTGACCGTGTTTCTGTCGAAGTTCATCGTGAAGGTTTCGTATGGAGACAAAACTATGAGCGTGGCCGCATCGTCGCGCCAGTAGCTCAAGGTGAAGCTTCGAATAAAACTGGAACGACAGTGACGTTCAAACCGGACCGTCAAATTTTCAAAGATGAAACTGTCATCTATGATTTCGCTACACTTGCAAATCGTTTTCGTGAACTTGCATTCTTGAATGCGGGTCTTCATATTTCTTTGAAAGACGAAAGATCAGGAAAGAAACAAGATTTCCAATATGCAAACGGTGTTGCTGAATTCGTTCAGTACATGAATCAATCTAAAAAATCTCTTCACAATGAAGTCGTTTACTTCAAAGGTGAAAAAGACAATGTCGACGTAGAAATCGCTTTGCAGTGGAATGATTCTTATTCGGAATCTATCTTCACGTACTGTAACAACATCAATACTCACGAAGGTGGTACTCACTTAGTTGGTTTCCGTGCGGCTTTGACTCGTACAACGAATGCGTACGCGACGGAAAAAAACCTTCTGAAAGATTTGAAAGCAAACCTTGAGGGTGAAGACATCCGCGAAGGTTTGGCAGCCGTGATTTCAGTAAAGGTTCGTGAGCCTCAGTTTGAAGGACAAACGAAAACGAAACTTGGGAACACCGAAGTTAAAGGTATCGTTGAAGCCTTAGTGAATGAAAAACTTGCGGACTGGATGGATCGTAATCCTGCCGTGGCTAAGAATATTATTTCTAAGTGTGTGGAATCGGCGCGTGCTCGTGAAGCCGCTCGTAAAGCTCGTGATTTGACTCGTCGTAAGACAGCACTGGATGGTGGATCTTTGCCGGGTAAGATGGCGGACTGCCAAGAACGTGACCCCGCACTTTGCGAATTATACCTGGTGGAGGGAGATTCTGCCGGTGGATCTGCGAAACAAGGACGTGATCGTCGTACTCAAGCGATTCTGCCTTTGAAAGGTAAAATCCTAAACGTCGAAAAAGCGCGTTTTGATAAAATTATTTCTTCTGAAGAGATCAAAGTTATTATCTCTGCGTTGGGAACTGGTATCGGTAAAGACAACGTGAACGTGGATAAAATCCGCTATCACAAAATCATTATCATGACCGATGCCGACGTCGACGGATCGCACATCATGACTCTGCTTTTGACATTCTTCTATCGTCAAATGCCGGAGGTTCTAGAGCGCGGTTATGTTTACATCGCTCAACCACCACTTTACCGTGCGAAAAAAGGTAAAGAAGAAACTTATTTGAAAAACGAAGCAGCATTAACCGAGTTCCTTTTAAGCTCTGGTTTGAATGCTTTCAAAATCAAAGGAAAAGAAAGCTTGAAAGAAGCCGATCTTCGTCAATTGATTTTGAACATTCAAAGATTCAATGACCTTCTTCGTGTATCTTCAAAAAAGTACGACAAAGATGTTTTGTATTTCTTGTTAAGCAAGGTAGGCGATTTCGAAAAAACTTTCGCCGACGCTGGTAAAATCCAAACTTCTTTGAACGATTTGGGTGATTGGATTAAAGGAAATCAAAAACTGGGTATCACAGAGTACAAAGGCGAAGTTAAAACAGATGAAGCTACAGGAAAACCTTATGCTGACATCTACACTGTTCGTTACGCGGATCGTATGACGACAAAATTCAGCCTTGAAAGCTTGCGTTCTTCCGAAATTATCGAGCTTCGTAAAATCTGGAATGATATCCAAGGTGTGAGCACTCTTCCGATGACAATCATGGAAGGTGAAACTGAAATTGAGTTCGATAACTACAACGAATTCTATTCTCACGTAATGGAATCTACGAAAAAAGGAATGTACATCCAACGTTACAAAGGATTGGGCGAGATGAATCCGGAGCAGTTGTGGGAAACTACACTGAATAAGGAAAACCGCACTCTTCTTCAAGTAAACATTGATGATGCTGTTGCAGCGGATGAGACATTCTCAATCTTGATGGGTGAAATGGTTGAACCGCGTCGTCAGTTCATCCATGACAATGCCCTTCTTGCTCGTAGTTTGGACGTTTAA
- the gyrA gene encoding DNA gyrase subunit A, with protein MENNNEEKGVTRVDVSKEMRDAYLQYSMSVIVGRALPDVRDGLKPVHRRVLFAQSEMNNRPGRPYLKSARVVGDVIGKYHPHGDSAVYETMVRMAQDFSLRYPLEDGQGNFGSIDGDSAAAMRYTEIRMTHLAEELLQDIDKETIPFGPNYDDSLQIPLVLPAKFPNLLVNGSSGIAVGMATNIPPHNLGEVIDGCIELINKPDCTLEDLMVHIKGPDFPSYGVIAGREGILQAYKKGRGIITLKAVAEIVPGKDREEIIVTEIPYQVNKAKLIESIADLVRDKQIEGISDIRDESSREGMRIVIQLKRGENASVILNRLYKYTQMQISLGIIMLALDAKNQPVTFDLKGMLEAFVDHRRDVVTKRCIFELKKAQERAHILEGLKKALDHIEEVIKTIRASKEATTAREALMAKFEFSERQAVAILEMRLQRLTGLERDKIIQELDELMKQIDWLKFVLADVREIYKIIVGELEDIKKRYADPRRTQIQGNLDDIEDEDLIADEDMVVTVTNTGLIKRMPTAEYRVQKRGGKGLKGMETKEEDYVTDLFSASTKTMLLVFTDKGKVYWCKVHKLPLGSRTSKGKSLANVVQLASGESVRAILPVDEFSENKYVVMLTEKGVIKKTSLDSFANPRAAGIIALTTDLEDGVIDVKISDGQSDIFIATKEGMSIRFNEADVREMGRTARGVKAITLAKDDIVVAMEVLEKNTKDTILMVTSKGYGKRSETGEYRIQSRGGVGIITQKTTEKVGVVIGTKKVSEKMELILSTDKGQVIRMKVTDISVLGRNTQGVRLINIDEKEETVTGVAVVEEDDATEESTPTPAGVTH; from the coding sequence ATGGAAAATAATAATGAAGAAAAAGGCGTAACCCGCGTCGATGTCAGTAAGGAAATGCGTGATGCCTACCTTCAGTACTCGATGTCTGTTATCGTGGGTCGTGCCCTACCCGATGTTCGCGACGGTTTAAAACCAGTTCACCGCCGTGTCTTGTTTGCACAAAGTGAAATGAACAACCGACCTGGCAGACCTTACTTGAAGTCTGCCCGTGTTGTCGGGGACGTAATCGGTAAATACCATCCTCACGGTGACTCTGCGGTTTACGAAACTATGGTTCGTATGGCCCAGGATTTCTCTTTGAGATATCCACTTGAGGATGGACAAGGAAACTTCGGTTCTATCGACGGCGATAGCGCGGCAGCTATGCGTTACACTGAGATCCGTATGACTCATCTTGCAGAAGAACTTTTGCAAGATATCGATAAAGAAACTATTCCGTTCGGACCGAACTACGACGACTCTTTGCAGATTCCTCTAGTTCTACCGGCGAAGTTCCCGAATCTTTTGGTGAATGGTTCTTCAGGTATCGCCGTTGGTATGGCGACAAATATTCCTCCGCACAACTTGGGCGAAGTCATTGATGGTTGTATTGAACTTATCAATAAGCCGGACTGTACACTTGAAGACTTGATGGTTCACATCAAGGGCCCAGACTTCCCATCTTACGGTGTGATTGCCGGTCGTGAAGGTATCTTGCAAGCCTATAAAAAAGGCCGTGGTATCATCACATTGAAAGCCGTTGCGGAAATCGTACCGGGCAAAGACCGTGAAGAGATCATCGTTACTGAGATCCCTTACCAAGTTAATAAAGCAAAATTGATCGAAAGCATTGCGGACCTTGTTCGCGACAAACAAATCGAAGGTATCTCTGATATCCGCGACGAGTCATCTCGTGAAGGTATGCGTATTGTGATTCAATTGAAACGCGGTGAAAACGCCAGCGTTATCTTGAATCGTCTATACAAATACACGCAAATGCAAATCAGCCTGGGCATCATCATGCTGGCTTTGGATGCGAAAAACCAACCGGTCACTTTCGATCTAAAAGGTATGCTTGAAGCATTCGTTGATCACCGTCGTGACGTTGTTACGAAACGTTGTATCTTCGAACTTAAAAAAGCCCAAGAGCGCGCTCACATCTTGGAAGGTTTGAAAAAAGCCTTGGATCACATTGAAGAAGTGATCAAAACGATCCGTGCTTCTAAGGAAGCGACGACGGCTCGTGAAGCCTTGATGGCGAAGTTTGAATTCTCTGAACGTCAAGCAGTCGCGATTCTAGAAATGCGTTTGCAACGTTTAACAGGCCTAGAACGTGATAAAATCATCCAAGAACTTGACGAGTTGATGAAACAAATCGACTGGTTGAAATTCGTTCTTGCCGATGTTCGCGAAATTTACAAAATCATCGTGGGCGAACTAGAAGACATCAAAAAACGTTACGCTGACCCTCGTCGCACTCAAATCCAAGGAAACCTTGATGATATCGAGGATGAAGATTTGATCGCGGACGAAGACATGGTTGTGACTGTTACGAACACGGGTCTTATCAAACGTATGCCAACAGCTGAATACCGCGTGCAAAAACGTGGTGGTAAAGGCTTAAAAGGCATGGAAACGAAAGAAGAAGACTACGTAACAGATCTATTCTCTGCTTCGACTAAGACTATGCTTCTTGTCTTCACGGACAAGGGTAAAGTTTACTGGTGTAAAGTGCATAAACTTCCACTAGGAAGCCGCACTTCGAAAGGTAAATCTTTGGCGAACGTCGTTCAGCTAGCAAGTGGTGAAAGTGTTCGTGCGATTCTTCCAGTGGATGAATTCAGCGAAAACAAATACGTTGTTATGTTGACTGAAAAAGGTGTGATTAAGAAAACATCTTTGGATTCTTTCGCGAATCCAAGAGCAGCCGGTATTATCGCATTGACGACGGATCTTGAAGACGGAGTTATCGACGTTAAGATCTCTGATGGTCAAAGTGATATCTTCATCGCGACTAAAGAAGGTATGTCGATCCGCTTCAATGAAGCTGACGTACGTGAAATGGGTCGTACTGCTCGTGGCGTAAAAGCAATCACGTTAGCTAAAGACGACATCGTCGTTGCTATGGAAGTGCTAGAAAAGAACACGAAAGACACGATTTTGATGGTGACATCAAAAGGTTACGGTAAACGCTCTGAAACAGGCGAATACCGCATCCAATCTCGTGGTGGTGTAGGTATTATCACTCAGAAAACGACAGAAAAAGTGGGCGTTGTTATCGGTACGAAGAAAGTTTCGGAAAAAATGGAACTTATTCTTTCCACTGATAAAGGACAAGTTATCCGCATGAAAGTGACGGACATCTCTGTTCTAGGACGTAACACTCAAGGTGTTCGCTTGATCAATATCGATGAAAAAGAAGAAACCGTTACAGGTGTTGCAGTTGTTGAAGAAGATGATGCAACTGAAGAATCAACGCCGACTCCAGCAGGAGTCACGCACTAA
- a CDS encoding tetratricopeptide repeat protein produces the protein MVRGLLIVLVLALTACSSQEEADYKQAQKEIAQEHYRIGLSYLDRVIKRNAPTKYPLEAAREAARISFFEIKDFNKAVDYHHFIVLHSTDEKERLESQKQIAAIYFNNLQNYQQSIIEYSKLQQMPHTDLEAAQYKMNIARAQYYQNNFFQAESEIDSLLKLKGDENTRFSALMLKGNILVARKDFAKAAEIFKELIQKYPEKAIQENVALTLAVCYEENLDFKSAIAVLEAHKEKYNPPEYIELRIKRMQERMKNAPGAKGFRK, from the coding sequence ATGGTCAGAGGCCTTCTGATTGTCTTAGTGTTGGCCCTCACCGCCTGCTCTTCCCAAGAGGAGGCGGATTATAAGCAAGCCCAAAAAGAAATAGCTCAGGAACATTACCGTATTGGCCTGAGCTATTTAGATCGAGTCATCAAAAGAAATGCTCCAACGAAATATCCCTTAGAAGCTGCTCGCGAGGCCGCGCGCATTTCATTTTTTGAGATCAAAGATTTTAATAAAGCCGTTGATTATCATCACTTCATTGTTTTGCATTCGACAGACGAAAAAGAGCGCCTTGAGTCGCAAAAACAAATAGCTGCGATTTATTTTAATAATCTTCAGAACTATCAGCAGTCGATCATTGAATATAGCAAACTTCAACAGATGCCACACACGGATCTCGAAGCGGCTCAATATAAGATGAACATCGCGCGTGCTCAGTACTATCAGAATAATTTTTTTCAAGCTGAGTCCGAGATTGATTCACTCTTAAAACTGAAAGGCGACGAGAACACTCGCTTTAGTGCTTTGATGTTAAAAGGAAATATCTTGGTCGCGCGCAAAGACTTCGCAAAAGCGGCAGAGATATTTAAAGAGCTGATTCAAAAATATCCAGAAAAGGCGATTCAAGAAAACGTCGCGCTGACGTTGGCTGTTTGTTATGAAGAAAATTTGGATTTTAAGAGTGCCATTGCCGTTCTTGAAGCCCATAAAGAAAAATACAATCCGCCTGAATACATCGAACTTCGAATCAAGCGCATGCAAGAGCGCATGAAAAATGCTCCGGGAGCGAAAGGCTTTAGGAAGTAA
- a CDS encoding AtpZ/AtpI family protein, which yields MKKYIIFASMGFELVGLILGCFYLGQFLDQKYQTKGLIFVGLTFAALIGWLWRVIWLLRKLQKEDEKNSDSDKP from the coding sequence ATGAAGAAGTATATAATTTTTGCATCCATGGGCTTTGAACTTGTCGGTTTGATCTTGGGGTGTTTTTACCTAGGGCAATTCCTCGATCAAAAGTATCAAACAAAAGGCCTTATCTTTGTCGGTTTGACCTTTGCGGCTTTGATTGGCTGGTTATGGAGAGTCATCTGGCTTCTTCGTAAACTGCAAAAAGAGGATGAGAAGAATTCAGATTCCGATAAACCCTAG
- the atpB gene encoding F0F1 ATP synthase subunit A — MSFNWTQLIPGVGHEYAHVATLGAATVATMAIGMAARASLGKGETAVLPASKFSLRGIMEMLTEMMDGLAEMVIGEHGKHYVPFFTSVFFFILLNNLIGMIPGMTPATENINTTFGFGVLMFLFYNFQGVKENGVFAYLKHFMGPVLFLAPLMFVIELVSHFVRPFSLGLRLANVMMGDHTVLSVFLDLVPIGVPIPFYIMGLFVCFVQAFVFTLLSMVYVAFAIAHDH, encoded by the coding sequence ATGTCATTTAACTGGACACAACTCATTCCTGGTGTTGGTCACGAGTACGCACACGTTGCAACTCTTGGTGCCGCTACAGTAGCAACAATGGCTATCGGTATGGCAGCTCGCGCTTCACTTGGTAAAGGTGAAACGGCAGTTCTTCCAGCAAGCAAATTTTCTCTTCGTGGCATCATGGAAATGTTGACGGAAATGATGGATGGACTTGCAGAGATGGTTATCGGTGAACACGGTAAACACTATGTTCCTTTCTTCACTTCTGTTTTCTTCTTTATTCTTTTAAACAACTTGATCGGGATGATTCCAGGGATGACTCCTGCAACTGAAAACATCAACACGACATTCGGTTTCGGTGTTTTGATGTTCTTGTTCTATAACTTCCAAGGTGTGAAAGAAAACGGCGTGTTCGCTTATCTTAAACACTTCATGGGTCCGGTTCTTTTCCTTGCTCCTTTGATGTTCGTGATCGAACTAGTTTCACACTTTGTTCGTCCGTTCTCTTTGGGTCTTCGTCTTGCGAACGTTATGATGGGTGACCACACAGTATTGTCTGTGTTCTTGGATCTAGTTCCAATTGGTGTACCTATCCCATTTTACATCATGGGATTGTTCGTATGTTTTGTTCAGGCTTTTGTATTTACATTGCTTTCAATGGTCTACGTGGCATTCGCGATTGCACACGATCACTAG
- a CDS encoding ATP synthase F0 subunit C has protein sequence MKKMIVAMVALLASVSAFAQEAAPAATEAAASVATDRGLVAIAAAIAIALSVFAGAMAQGKTASTALDGIARNPAASGKLLIPMILGLALIESLVIYALIIALRLA, from the coding sequence ATGAAAAAAATGATCGTTGCTATGGTTGCTTTGTTGGCTTCTGTATCTGCATTCGCACAAGAAGCTGCTCCAGCTGCTACTGAAGCTGCTGCTTCTGTTGCTACTGACCGCGGTTTGGTTGCTATCGCAGCTGCTATCGCTATCGCATTGTCTGTATTCGCAGGTGCAATGGCTCAAGGTAAAACAGCTTCTACAGCTCTTGATGGTATCGCTCGTAACCCAGCAGCTTCTGGTAAACTATTGATCCCAATGATCTTGGGTCTAGCTCTTATCGAATCTCTAGTTATCTACGCGTTGATCATCGCTCTTCGTCTTGCTTAA